ATTTGTGGAAGAACTTTACTTGACACATTTCGTTTCTGTTCATTGGGTTGCAAGGTATGTGAAATCTAATcccattttcatttttttatcttctttaagAATGAATCAATGATtatgaattttgatgatgatcaTGAGATGGGTTTGTGGTTTGTGGGGGATTTAGATTTTGGATCAATGAATAAAAATTGATTGATAATCCCAATGTTTACTTACATTTAACATAAACCCATGTTATCACATGATCATGATGAGTCCCACATTGATGAACCTTCACATCCTCCCTTTTTATAGTGCCATTTTCTTTATACCTTGTTTGGgttaatttcttctttttttaactatttacaTGATTTGATGTTACAATAAACAAGTTCATGTTATCAAGTGATTTTGAAAATCTAAAATCAAACTAGTTTTACCATGTCTTTTTGCTAATTTTCAACTAAGTGATTAGTGAAATGTttctacttttaaaaaaaagggaaaaaatgaGAAGACTTTTAGCATGTTTTATGATAGATTGATACccacaaaaaataaataagtatttattttattaattataatgacAATCACAAATACATTTATCGTGTGATAAATGATATATGAATATCGACCAAATTAAATATCTAACAGCGTCTGATCCAcgctaaaaaatgaattttttttttttaaaacggtcATCATCACTATCTCCGTCGCATAGTTTTCATCACACAATCAAAAACCACTATTAATTGATATCATTATCATCACACATTAGTTAGATATATAGCATCAATTATTAGCCAAATGACTCTCATCCCCTTAAATAGGTCcccctttttttttctttatgttttGGGAGGTGGGAAAATATTGCTTTCTTATTTGCtttatatgagtttttttttttttataatttaagttgaatgaattaattaaaattggtGTATAATGAATGAATGTATGAATTAGGTTGTAGGGATAAAGAGGAATGGTGATACAAGCTTTACCATAGAGGGAAAGAATGAGGTTATTAGAAGAAGAGGAGGTCAAGAAGGAGAGATATCTacaagggtaatttcgtcatcttcatcatcaaggGATGATCAAGAATTAGATATTGATCAATTGCGTGAAGGCTTACAACAAGACATATACCCTCCTCACACACCATCCCCACCTCTTTCTATTACAAGGCGTAGAAAGGGCATCCCTCATAGAGCACCCTTTGGCtcttaaaactaatttttattaattagtcttaaataaatcatatatggTAAGGTACTAAACTACCCTTTTAAAaaggacaaaaaaaaaaaggataaaaCTAAAAACCCTTTATGATCTTTTGCTCGTCAATCGGTCAATCTATTTCGTAACATGTAAGTAAATTGTCGGTGTCGAAATAGGGTTTAGGGTAATattgttttaaagaaattatttagatgTTTTGATAATAATGTTGATTCTAATGCATATAGAGATTGTACAAATTTGGGGGAGGgcaatgtaattattttatttttttaggggTGAAATTGGAAAccattaagaaattaattaaagaagctaaataattaatagtcttTGTTTATAGTTTTTGTTGGGTTGGTTGGGACCCAAAGCCACATGGGCCGTTTGTCTATAGAAAACAActccctttatttttatttttattttatttattatttataaattaaatgggGTCACCAATTTGAtagtgatttatttatttttgttgttacaACCTTCCTATCAAATATAAAGAGGTTGATAGATAGAGATGTTTCAAAGAAGACGGTTATTTGGAACTTTATTTTcctttgtaaaaaaattaaaaatacttttcaaataaatttatatttcctAGGACATCAACTTACATGGACTAGAAGtttaattttctattaattatttctatccTTTTTCATCATAGGTAGACAATTTAAATAGCCTAGTTGATGTAAAATTGTCCATTAAGGaaatatactttttattttattttgatagaaGTTGGGGAAGATACTTTATAACTCACTTAGGTGAGGatcttttgttaaaaaaataaaaaattgtgtcCATGGTGGGGAAAAAAGAGCAAATAGAGCCTtgaatttatgaatttatagtAAATGATGGAAAACAAATCTTAAACTTTTAAAAGAATGGAATAAGTTTTCATCTtgtacacattttttttaattattggttCAATTACTATTTGAACCATATTTTAtgttgtatataattttttttaatagttcaATTCTTATTTAAGGTTCTAATTTgagttgtttttataaaataaaaatcagacTTAAAATTATGTCATATTAGGTTAGAgctatcaaaattttattcatttgagtcatttttcaaTTGGCAAAATccgtatttttttttatctaattaagttGTCAcgttataaattaaatgatatttatagatGTTTTGGATGTATTCTTTAAAATTGAGTATTATTTTCGGGATTTGCGTATTCTAATTTATCGAAATTAGTTTGAgtgactaattaaaaaaatgtataatttaaggaaaattttgagaaaatttgaatagagatagatttctttattttttatttttttaaaaacttaataacGATGTAATTTTGTGTACGGTTTACCAATTTAGACGTATTTATggtttaaattgagtattttttttttttttgagatataCGCGTTCAAAATTATCGAATACGGTttgaatgttttgaaaaatatgtaatgtgtgaaaacaattgaaaaaaaaaagataaaactactattttatttttacaaatgtgataaattgatttagaaacgaaaaatattatgttaaaagtAATAATACAAACATGTATTTctttgttaaaatttttaataaattagaatttCATGATCaccttatttaataaatattttctttcacaTGAGTTTATTGATATAAGATAGTTAGTAATTATATACTGTATATTGTTATAATGACTTTTCacttcaattaaaatgttttaaaaaaatgaatcaaatgttttacaaaaataatcaaatctgATCTTGATATTGTGAAAAAAGAGTGTgtttatactttaattatatatattttaataattgaagTTATAAATATGAGATTTACTGAAATATTTAATGTAATCCACCGAATATGGCCTAATAGTATTATTGtattctattaaaaatatttaattatttataaatgaaaatgcaattattttagaatttgtattatttacacTGAATTAGGCAAGTGGCATGACATGACTCATGAGCATGCAgctataaaaacaattataatttataaacaactccccaaattttctttatatttttacttatgTCCCTGGATTAATTCTtagtttgatttatataaattttcaaataatttcaaaactttggatttatataaaattgataaataattttaatatgaattttcTTAGCctaattaacaattatttaagtTGAAGAAAAGAACTGCCCAACCTATGAGGAATAGGTTATAAGCAAAGCCTTACTGGAGATGTGACTAGAGAAGGTCTTATGTCACAATcataaataaaaggaaaatattaataaataagattaatatatattaatacaaattataaaaataaaaaatattttagcatggtatttaatattttgttttgtgatGTAATCAATGAGagaatcaattaaataatattttattatagttgGAGTTGtgaagtttatattttaaagtgaaaaattatttgtttaatagaataaataatttataattcactaaaaatatgttaaaaagaaaaataacagaTCATTATGGAATCATACTAACTTATTTAAGTTAGGATggaaatattattctttttacaaatttaagttttattgtgtctgtatttgagaattttatttgtttgtaaattgtaattttgttaattttgttataaccattattattatagttttttaacATCTAAAAAAggtcaataaataaatatatatatatagaaatgatgtatattttttaatttaaaaggacAAAAAATGGTCAAATCTTCAATTTAGCTAAAAGATTAAAAGATGCTACATTATTTTCctacaatttatttaataacccattaaattaatttatatttccctacaattatttaatatattttatgatccatatatatagtttttaggtatataatttagttttatttatattaatatttaatgtattaataacccattaaattaatttaagtgataaaaggaattttaaaaaattaaatgtcaaatacttacattaaatttaataattagtgatactaacttcatatattaaaatttaaataaatatatgtaaagAACATTAGCaagaatttataatttcatcACTAAAGGTCAATGAAGATGGTATATTAAAAGTCAACATTGGATCCTACAATGAATAGAAACGGTTTTATAGCGACGGATAGTTTAAGTGTCGCTAAAAAAAGGCAATTCAATACTAACCACTGTAATTTCCTCAAAGATCCCATTCTGTTTTCTCCATTGATCCTTGATAATAAGAGCCataccattttcaaataatttcttcattttcaaaagGGGCGCAATGTCTTGCTACAAGGGAAAATATCATGGTGAATTGCTGAATTCATTTTGatacattttatttgaaagaatATTAACTTATTGATTGATTGTAGATGAACTTTGTGCAAATGCTGCATACATTGGAACCCCTGGGAAGGGAATATTGGCTGCCGATGAATCGACGGGAACAATCGGAAAGCGTCTAGCCAGCATTAACGTAGACAATGTCGAGTCGAATCGGAGGATTCTCCGGGAGCTTCTCTTCACTGCCCCTGGTGGCCTTCAATACCTAAGTGGAATTATCCTCTTTGAAGAAACACTTTATCAAAACACTGCTGCAGGTACTTCTAATTCATCAAATCaatctattgtttttgtttcCATTCATCCAAGAATTGATATTTGATTGTTTTATACTAGGCACGCCTTTTGTCGAAGTGATGAAGACGGCTGGTGTTCTTCCAGGAATCAAGGTAGATAAGGGCACCATTGAGTTAGCAGGAACCAATGGCGAGACCACCACCCAGGGTCTCGATGACCTAGCCCAACGTTGCCAGAAATACTACCAAGCTGGAGCCAGGTTCGCTAAGTGGCGAGCCGTGCTCAAGATTGGTGACCATGAACCATCCCAGCTCTCAATGAACGAAAATGCAAATGGTTTAGCCCGTTACGCCATTATCTGCCAGGAGAACGGACTGGTCCCAATTGTCGAGCCGGAGATACTCGTAGACGGGACCCACACCATTGAGAAGTGTGCCGACGTAACCGAACGAGTCCTTGCTGTGGTTTACAAGGCTCTGAACGATCACCATGTTTGCCTCGAGGGGACTCTTTTGAAGCCTAACATGGTCACCCCTGGATCAGATGGGCCTAGGGTTTCTCCGGAGGTGATTGCGGAACACACGATTCGAGCCTTGCAACGAACAATGCCGCCGGCGGTGCCTGCGGTTGTGTTCTTGTCGGGAGGACAGAGCGAGGAGGAGGCCACCGTGAACCTTAATGCTATGAACAAATTGATGGCAAAGAAACCATGGACGTTGTCCTTTTCCTTCGGTAGGGCTCTCCAGCAGAGCACCATAAAGGCATGGGCCGGCAAGGATGAGAACATTGCCAAGGCTCAAGAAGTTCTCGTCGCAAGGTGCAGGGCTAACTCCGAGGCTACTCTTGGAACCTACCAGGGTGGCGCCGCCACCGAAGGGGCGTCTGAGAGCCTTCATGTCAAagattacaaatattaaaagttcAGACTAGGTGTTTATAGTTATTTGttccattttttcaaaataattcgATGATACTAAATTCAATATACATAATTAGTCTCACATCTGTGTTTATGAGTTATTTGTTTCTACTTTCAAAATATCAtgtattcaaaataaataattcggTTAACTTTGTTTATCTGTTGTATGATTTTAGCAAGAGGGTGCTGCTGCTTAGAATCTTTCCTTCACCACTGTTGTTGTAAGCCCTTTGCTGTCCCATACAGAAACCAAAGTCTCTTTGTGAATTGCAACTCTGCAACTGCCGCTTTTAAAGCCAAACAATGCATCTCTCTGAGGCTTGCATCTTGATATTTTCAAGATGCTCAAGAACCGCCTTTCTGTGACCTGCCAGGCCAGAGAAACATAGTATCAAACAGATTTCACAAGCAGCAAGCActaaacaaacatttttttagggTAGGATCTTAAACTATATGGCGTACATTTGGGAGATCAATGCAGCCTTCACTTGCATCACACATATCAAGGGATAACTTCCGCAACATTGGCATCTACAGTACCAAAAAGTTCAGAAAATGGTATGGTAAACAGGGCTTTGTTTTCTAAacgagaaaaaataaataggcATGAATTTGTTCAATGCTTACTCTTGAAGAAACATCAAAAACGAAACTTCTTTGAATTCCCAGGCCCTGAAATGAGGTCACGTTGACTCAGCAATCAAACATGCTCAGATCATAGTATGTAATCCTATCCTACAGATAACTCACATTATGACGCAGCACCAGATCCTCAAGGGCTTCACAGTCTAGAAGTGAATGAACACCATCACTTGTTATCTTCCCACAGTcctaaaatagaaaatgaacAATTAATTTCAGAAGCATATGCGATGAACATAAACTTCAATACCAGGCAAAAAGAAGGAACATTATGATTTTGCATAAGGATATCTGCAAGTACATAGATTTACAGTTTATATTGGCGATTCAGCAAATGATCAGGAGAAACACATTTATTTCATCAAGTAAATTCTCCTGAGCAATTCACTCCAATTTGGAAAGCAAATTAGAATTTGAAGTCATAATCTCAACTTTCAGCAATGGTTACTAAAGGGAGGTAGCATCAAACCTCTAGAGATATGGAAGTCAAGCCTGGCCAACCTCTGGAAATGATCTCCTGTGAATCTACAGAAGTGATAAAGCAGCATCTCAGACTCATTTGTTACCTTTAGCACTAAAAGAAAATGGAATACACATAATAAAGATCTACTGTTAACATACTAATGAAAAATAAACACTACGAAACCATTTTCTAGAAGAAGTATCGGTCACTTAGCAGCAGGACAA
This is a stretch of genomic DNA from Impatiens glandulifera chromosome 4, dImpGla2.1, whole genome shotgun sequence. It encodes these proteins:
- the LOC124933736 gene encoding fructose-bisphosphate aldolase, cytoplasmic isozyme-like gives rise to the protein MSCYKGKYHDELCANAAYIGTPGKGILAADESTGTIGKRLASINVDNVESNRRILRELLFTAPGGLQYLSGIILFEETLYQNTAAGTPFVEVMKTAGVLPGIKVDKGTIELAGTNGETTTQGLDDLAQRCQKYYQAGARFAKWRAVLKIGDHEPSQLSMNENANGLARYAIICQENGLVPIVEPEILVDGTHTIEKCADVTERVLAVVYKALNDHHVCLEGTLLKPNMVTPGSDGPRVSPEVIAEHTIRALQRTMPPAVPAVVFLSGGQSEEEATVNLNAMNKLMAKKPWTLSFSFGRALQQSTIKAWAGKDENIAKAQEVLVARCRANSEATLGTYQGGAATEGASESLHVKDYKY